One Paraburkholderia dioscoreae DNA segment encodes these proteins:
- a CDS encoding helix-turn-helix domain-containing protein: MSATDNTVFGGRLKEARLRAGLSQKSLGIAAGLDPFVASTRINRYELGVHKVDYPFACRLAAELSVPTAYFFAEDDDLAELILLYGQASKRARTRLLAAAREI; this comes from the coding sequence ATGTCGGCAACAGACAATACCGTCTTTGGGGGACGGCTGAAGGAAGCCCGCCTTCGTGCCGGCCTGTCGCAAAAATCGCTGGGCATTGCGGCCGGCCTCGACCCTTTCGTCGCCAGCACCCGTATCAACCGCTACGAGCTGGGCGTCCACAAGGTGGATTACCCGTTTGCCTGCCGGCTGGCTGCCGAGCTTTCGGTCCCGACTGCCTATTTCTTTGCCGAAGACGACGACCTTGCCGAATTGATCCTGCTTTATGGGCAGGCGTCAAAGCGAGCGCGGACGCGATTGCTGGCAGCAGCACGCGAGATATAG
- a CDS encoding DUF7673 family protein, which yields MSTYDPFSAFLNKVLHGNPNQDLIDAGLPALRRLYAIAREDGGSSYVAAEFLLGLYDQKRFPFPLADLRMLDQECVDDVLRVLQMDTRACSHNVAHYFAHGVKRFEQLAIDWGFIDSTD from the coding sequence ATGTCGACATATGATCCTTTCTCTGCCTTTCTCAACAAGGTCCTGCACGGCAATCCCAACCAGGATCTGATCGATGCAGGACTGCCAGCCCTGCGCCGACTCTATGCCATCGCACGCGAAGACGGCGGTTCGAGTTACGTCGCGGCCGAGTTCCTGCTGGGTCTCTATGACCAGAAACGCTTCCCGTTCCCGCTCGCCGATCTGCGCATGCTGGACCAGGAATGCGTCGACGATGTTCTGCGCGTCCTGCAAATGGATACGCGCGCCTGCTCGCATAACGTCGCTCACTACTTTGCCCACGGCGTAAAACGCTTTGAGCAACTAGCCATCGACTGGGGTTTCATTGATTCAACTGACTAA
- a CDS encoding HNH endonuclease has translation MSKYAPLGDHLRKAPGSELTLTFDQIEAIIDDDLPPSALNHDEWWQNSTPGTDSHVQALAWMTNGWRKSRIDRAARYVTFSRAGSNPDAEALENLAPRRKEVVYDILRRANISVNDWHRRKDQTEVEDFRSNPQYCYNWSFGSPAEGYVLCLWHGTLKSAGGVPYFEESVLDTANELKRIADDATQSPSARSRAIDQSIRAVNLDAAILESYERRMAVHVIVCDGDRRSRDELAEKASAVSRRILDTEPWYVHLHDRVSGECKIVRGVKPDLDIDQVSSGSGDDDEDADEDIIQQRAIKTRRRQGPFRDGLLAAYRRRCAVTGSMVDKILEAAHIVPHAEKTDYKTRNGILLRADIHTLFDEHLLTIDTRYRVKISKLLRHSEYKDYDGKPLKVLPERSEDQPSIKALEQRLQAFDAEEAKR, from the coding sequence ATGAGCAAATACGCACCGCTTGGCGACCATCTGCGTAAAGCACCGGGCAGCGAACTGACGCTGACCTTCGACCAGATCGAGGCGATCATCGACGACGATTTGCCCCCGTCCGCGCTTAATCACGACGAGTGGTGGCAAAACTCAACGCCCGGGACCGATTCCCACGTGCAAGCGCTCGCCTGGATGACGAACGGTTGGCGCAAGTCGCGCATCGATCGAGCTGCCCGCTACGTGACGTTCAGCCGCGCCGGCAGCAATCCCGACGCAGAGGCGTTGGAGAACCTAGCGCCGCGGCGCAAAGAGGTGGTCTACGACATCCTGCGGCGAGCCAACATTTCAGTGAATGACTGGCACCGGAGAAAAGATCAAACCGAGGTCGAAGACTTCCGCTCGAACCCCCAGTACTGCTACAACTGGTCCTTTGGTTCGCCCGCGGAAGGCTACGTGTTGTGCCTGTGGCATGGCACGCTCAAATCGGCGGGTGGTGTCCCCTACTTCGAGGAGTCGGTGCTCGATACGGCCAACGAGTTGAAGCGGATCGCAGACGATGCGACGCAATCTCCCTCGGCTAGGTCGCGCGCCATTGATCAATCGATTCGTGCCGTAAACCTCGACGCAGCGATCCTCGAGTCTTACGAACGAAGAATGGCGGTGCACGTCATCGTGTGCGACGGCGACCGCCGTTCGCGCGACGAACTCGCTGAAAAAGCCTCGGCGGTGAGCCGGCGCATCTTGGACACCGAACCCTGGTACGTCCACCTCCATGACCGTGTATCGGGCGAGTGCAAGATCGTTCGTGGCGTCAAGCCGGACCTCGACATCGATCAGGTGAGCAGCGGGTCCGGGGATGACGATGAGGACGCGGACGAAGACATCATCCAACAGCGGGCCATCAAGACCCGGCGCCGTCAGGGTCCCTTTCGTGACGGTCTCCTCGCAGCGTACCGCCGGCGGTGCGCGGTGACCGGATCGATGGTCGATAAGATCCTGGAGGCGGCGCACATCGTGCCCCACGCAGAAAAAACGGACTACAAGACGCGCAACGGCATTTTGCTCCGCGCCGACATCCACACTTTGTTCGACGAGCATCTGCTCACTATCGACACACGTTACCGCGTGAAGATCTCGAAACTGCTCCGGCAC